In the Hordeum vulgare subsp. vulgare chromosome 7H, MorexV3_pseudomolecules_assembly, whole genome shotgun sequence genome, one interval contains:
- the LOC123410300 gene encoding protein MICROTUBULE BINDING PROTEIN 2C-like: MLDRSLRSAEAGAGAAGPGERRGDVDLLVKDLEAMVPLVESLMDRRTNPSYSRRASLVYTPAPPKKGGDLKSAKTPQTVSAKKRRDPGDTGNKNTPDSNGENGSVAPMTQSAAENKTKDKDEIGLLREQVDELQKQLVEKEDALRSAESTVSEMNAVYSTVDGLKRQVAEKEALIKYANSQLQNAKVMLADKQASLEKLEWEVKTSNKKVEDLQGDVSSMEFEISSFVTLFEKISENVSGDSHDGSIPSYDLEALQSASEIDKIEVDRIEQERTTYAEALAAARANPNEEHLSSVAEARSRLQVLVVQ; encoded by the exons ATGCTCGACCGGTCCCTCCGGTCGGCGGAGGCCGGCGCCGGCGCGGCCGGCCCAGGCGAGCGCCGCGGCGACGTGGATCTCCTCGTCAAGGACCTGGAAGCCATGGTGCCGCTCGTCGAATCCCTCATG GATCGGAGGACGAACCCGTCGTACTCGCGCCGCGCCTCGCTGGTCTACACGCCGGCGCCGCCCAAGAAG GGCGGTGATTTGAAAAGCGCAAAGACACCACAAACCGTGTCGGCAAAAAAGCGGAGGGATCCTGGGGACACAGGAAATAAAAACACACCTGATTCAAATGGAGAAAACGGCTCGgttgccccgatgactcaatcggCGGCAGAGAATAAAACCAAAGACAAGGATGAGATCGGTTTGCTGCGTGAGCAGGTCGATGAGCTCCAAAAGCAACTTGTTGAAAAGGAGGACGCTTTGAGGTCGGCCGAGAGTACCGTGAGTGAGATGAATGCGGTGTATTCGACAGTTGATGGATTGAAGCGCCAAGTTGCTGAGAAAGAAGCTTTGATCAAGTATGCGAATTCTCAGTTACAAAATGCAAAG GTTATGCTTGCAGACAAGCAAGCATCTTTAGAAAAATTGGAATGGGAGGTAAAGACCTCAAATAAGAAGGTTGAAGATCTTCAAGGGGATGTCTCCAGTATGGAGTTTGAGATAAGTTCATTTGTGACATTGTTCGAGAAAATCTCGGAGAATGTTTCAGGTGATTCTCACGATGGTAGCATACCATCTTATGATCTCGAGGCACTTCAATCAGCG AGTGAAATCGACAAGATTGAAGTGGACAGGATAGAGCAGGAAAGAACTACATATGCTGAAGCTCTTGCTGCTGCAAGAGCAAACCCTAACGAAGAACACTTGAGTTCAGTTGCGGAGGCACGGTCAAGGCTGCAGGTCCTCGTTGTACAATAA